A region of Myxococcus stipitatus DSM 14675 DNA encodes the following proteins:
- the exoE gene encoding polyisoprenyl-phosphate hexose-1-phosphate transferase ExoE, with protein sequence MLRVFHHYFSAKKLTFFLAESSAIALACVMGAAACAALFSPAGTRPSLWTLWPTLLGLGAAFVVTFQFTLYLLDLYDLRVAAEDRARGYRFLKAAGVTAMVSGGVMLVMPLLFPVALPPGALMGGAMGALAGTLVVRVSIRALVGEPDAVLIIGDGLKARAVASAIEAGGEGSYRVVAMVNPRTTEEPLDRLAARLDAAYVVQAADDMRGANWVDSLLSCRLQGRRVYDATGFCERVLRRIPVQFLRASDFAFADELTVSSLRRALKRAFDWAVAALLLAVSGPFLLLVAAAIKLDSRGPVFYRQERTGLGGATYHLWKFRSMRTDAEKDGAVWARANDDRVTRVGRFIRRTRIDEIPQVFNVLMGEMSFVGPRPERPVFVAQLKEQIPFYGLREAVKPGLTGWAQIRYPYGASVEDARNKLEFDLYYVKNGSLFLDVGIIFHTVRHVLLGRGAR encoded by the coding sequence GTGCTCCGGGTTTTTCACCACTATTTTTCTGCGAAGAAGCTGACGTTCTTTCTCGCCGAGAGCTCGGCGATTGCGCTGGCGTGTGTGATGGGAGCGGCGGCCTGCGCGGCGCTCTTCTCTCCCGCGGGCACGCGGCCCTCACTCTGGACGTTGTGGCCGACGCTGCTGGGATTGGGGGCCGCGTTCGTCGTCACCTTCCAGTTCACGCTGTATCTGTTGGACTTGTATGACTTGCGCGTGGCGGCGGAGGACCGCGCGCGGGGCTACCGCTTCCTGAAGGCCGCGGGTGTCACCGCCATGGTGTCGGGCGGGGTGATGCTGGTGATGCCCTTGCTGTTCCCGGTGGCGCTGCCTCCCGGAGCGCTCATGGGCGGGGCCATGGGGGCGCTGGCGGGCACGCTGGTGGTCCGCGTCTCCATCCGCGCCCTCGTCGGCGAGCCCGACGCGGTGCTCATCATCGGCGACGGCCTCAAGGCCCGCGCGGTGGCGAGCGCCATCGAAGCGGGAGGCGAGGGCAGCTACCGCGTCGTCGCCATGGTGAATCCTCGCACGACGGAGGAGCCGCTGGACCGCCTGGCGGCTCGTCTTGACGCGGCATATGTCGTGCAGGCCGCTGATGACATGCGTGGGGCGAACTGGGTGGATTCACTGTTGAGCTGCCGGCTGCAGGGCCGTCGTGTGTATGACGCGACGGGCTTCTGTGAGCGGGTGCTGCGGCGGATTCCCGTGCAGTTCCTCCGGGCGAGCGACTTCGCGTTCGCGGATGAGCTGACGGTGTCGTCGCTGCGGCGCGCGCTCAAGCGGGCCTTCGACTGGGCCGTGGCGGCGCTGCTGCTGGCGGTGTCGGGGCCCTTCCTGCTGTTGGTGGCGGCGGCCATCAAGCTGGACTCGAGGGGGCCTGTCTTCTACCGACAGGAGCGCACGGGGCTGGGCGGGGCGACGTACCACCTGTGGAAGTTCCGCAGCATGCGCACGGACGCGGAGAAGGACGGCGCGGTGTGGGCGCGGGCCAACGACGACCGCGTCACGCGGGTGGGCCGCTTCATCCGTCGCACGCGAATCGACGAGATTCCCCAGGTGTTCAACGTGTTGATGGGGGAGATGAGCTTCGTGGGGCCCAGGCCGGAGCGCCCGGTCTTCGTCGCGCAGCTCAAGGAGCAGATTCCCTTCTATGGCCTGCGGGAGGCGGTGAAGCCGGGCCTGACGGGCTGGGCGCAGATTCGCTACCCCTATGGGGCCTCCGTGGAGGACGCGCGCAACAAGCTGGAGTTCGACCTGTACTACGTGAAGAACGGTTCGCTGTTCCTCGATGTGGGAATCATCTTCCACACGGTGAGGCACGTATTGCTCGGACGTGGGGCTCGGTAG
- a CDS encoding CpsD/CapB family tyrosine-protein kinase produces MDQTMERAGNFLPRVDEGSANPNAVDRRVVTLTAPASAAAEQYRSLYYRLERMRELRPMKVVALTSAMPGEGKTVTSVNLAMAAARANPERRILLVDADLRRGGVAATLGVRNKTGLAELLSGEVEVRDVVRRFNSTRLALIAAGTPPEEPSQVLASPRMKQFLKAVREGFDEVYVDLPPTLPFADAAILGHQVDGLLLVIRANVTPGKTVHQAVEHLAGAPLLGCVLNGAEVHASPYLKNYEKQR; encoded by the coding sequence ATGGACCAGACGATGGAGCGGGCGGGCAACTTCCTCCCCAGGGTGGATGAGGGCTCTGCGAATCCCAATGCGGTGGACCGGCGGGTGGTGACGCTGACCGCCCCAGCCTCGGCGGCGGCGGAGCAATACCGCAGCCTGTATTACCGGCTGGAGCGGATGCGGGAGCTGCGGCCCATGAAGGTGGTGGCGCTGACCTCGGCCATGCCGGGGGAGGGCAAGACGGTGACGAGCGTCAACCTGGCGATGGCGGCGGCCCGGGCGAACCCGGAGCGGCGCATCCTCCTGGTGGACGCGGACCTGCGGCGCGGCGGGGTGGCGGCCACGCTGGGGGTGCGCAACAAGACGGGCCTGGCGGAGCTCCTGTCGGGGGAGGTGGAGGTGCGGGACGTGGTGCGCCGCTTCAACTCCACGCGTCTGGCATTGATTGCCGCGGGGACACCTCCCGAGGAGCCGTCGCAGGTGCTGGCGAGTCCCCGGATGAAGCAGTTCCTCAAGGCGGTGCGCGAGGGCTTCGACGAGGTGTACGTGGACCTGCCGCCGACGCTGCCCTTCGCGGACGCGGCGATCCTGGGGCACCAGGTGGATGGGTTGCTCCTGGTCATCCGCGCCAACGTGACGCCGGGCAAGACGGTGCACCAGGCGGTGGAGCACCTGGCGGGGGCCCCCCTGCTGGGGTGCGTGCTGAACGGCGCGGAGGTGCATGCGTCGCCGTACCTGAAGAACTACGAGAAGCAGCGGTAG
- a CDS encoding GumC family protein has product MERGMTADELLASLWRRKALVGAITVAVLAVGTAIVMTRPSMYEASVVVRVEPQRPGEEMVQRTVSELIEQRLLTVRQELLARPVLQKAIEEMGLYPDTVSEKGMEAAVAKMRKDLTVRVEGETAFELTYAHPDPEVAERVANRLPALFSEETLKLRQAQAARATDLFNDEMVQMGKAVSSWERKISQFKVDHLGELPEQMEMNMRGLERVSHELQTKSEELRVAEARRSDLARARNAVDSEAGRLEAAENGLTRALVNARTNWTEDHPEIKRMENELGAMTVQRKEAEGRLWAERAERARVGSLIGAIQKDIVDLQQKAEVYQSRLNNTPRWAHELAVMNRDYEVARTKYQSVVSRKVEAEIAQELEAKTSKSLFNVISPAGVPATPARPDRLTGMLVVLLVALGLGILTGAVLEMRDDSLRDGTEVRQRLTLPVLAVVPDMQGKTERRVLMPSQGGRNNVSSPSSLN; this is encoded by the coding sequence ATGGAGCGTGGGATGACGGCGGACGAGCTGCTGGCCTCACTCTGGCGACGCAAGGCGCTGGTGGGGGCCATCACGGTGGCGGTCCTCGCGGTGGGAACGGCCATCGTGATGACGCGGCCGAGCATGTACGAAGCGTCTGTGGTGGTCCGCGTGGAGCCTCAGCGGCCAGGCGAGGAGATGGTGCAACGCACCGTGAGCGAGCTCATCGAGCAGCGGCTGCTCACCGTTCGCCAGGAACTCCTGGCACGGCCCGTGCTCCAGAAGGCCATCGAGGAGATGGGGCTCTACCCAGACACGGTGTCTGAGAAAGGCATGGAGGCGGCCGTCGCGAAGATGCGCAAGGATTTGACGGTCCGCGTGGAAGGGGAGACGGCGTTCGAGTTGACGTATGCCCATCCGGACCCGGAGGTGGCCGAGCGCGTGGCCAACCGGCTTCCGGCCCTCTTCTCCGAGGAGACGCTGAAGCTGCGCCAGGCCCAGGCCGCGCGCGCCACGGACCTCTTCAACGACGAGATGGTGCAGATGGGCAAGGCCGTCTCCTCGTGGGAGCGGAAGATCTCCCAGTTCAAGGTGGACCACCTGGGGGAGCTGCCCGAGCAGATGGAGATGAACATGCGCGGACTGGAGCGCGTGTCGCATGAGCTCCAGACGAAGTCGGAGGAGCTCCGGGTGGCGGAGGCGCGGCGCTCGGACCTGGCGCGGGCTCGCAACGCGGTGGACAGCGAGGCGGGGCGGCTGGAGGCGGCGGAGAACGGGCTGACGCGGGCGCTCGTCAATGCGCGCACCAACTGGACGGAGGACCACCCGGAGATCAAGCGCATGGAGAATGAGCTGGGCGCCATGACGGTGCAGCGCAAGGAGGCGGAGGGCCGGCTCTGGGCGGAGCGCGCCGAGCGCGCGCGGGTGGGCTCGCTCATCGGCGCCATCCAGAAGGACATCGTGGACCTCCAGCAGAAGGCGGAGGTGTACCAGTCGCGGCTGAACAACACGCCGCGCTGGGCGCACGAGCTGGCGGTGATGAACCGCGACTACGAGGTGGCTCGGACGAAGTACCAGAGCGTGGTGAGCCGCAAGGTGGAGGCGGAGATTGCCCAGGAGCTGGAGGCGAAGACGTCGAAGAGCCTCTTCAACGTCATCTCTCCCGCGGGGGTCCCTGCGACGCCCGCGCGGCCGGACCGGCTGACGGGGATGCTGGTGGTGCTCCTGGTGGCGCTGGGCCTGGGAATCCTCACGGGCGCGGTGCTCGAGATGCGGGATGACAGCCTGCGCGATGGCACGGAGGTGCGCCAGCGCCTGACGTTGCCGGTGTTGGCGGTGGTGCCGGACATGCAGGGCAAGACGGAGCGGCGGGTGTTGATGCCGTCCCAGGGGGGACGCAACAACGTGTCATCCCCCTCCTCATTGAACTGA